A genomic region of Streptomyces sp. R33 contains the following coding sequences:
- a CDS encoding RidA family protein, producing MARAITLIRSTALSDVAEYAYAATAPAESRLIFLAGACPLNDDGSTAAIGDYAGQAAKAIENMQAALTASGASLQDVISTRVLVASARREDLVAAWQVVRDSFADHDVPSTLMGVTVLGYKDQLVEIEAVAAVLD from the coding sequence GTGGCTCGTGCCATCACTTTGATCCGCTCCACCGCCCTGTCCGACGTCGCCGAGTACGCCTACGCGGCCACGGCGCCCGCCGAGTCACGCCTGATCTTCCTTGCAGGGGCGTGTCCGCTGAACGATGACGGCTCCACAGCAGCGATCGGGGACTACGCGGGCCAAGCGGCGAAAGCCATCGAGAACATGCAGGCCGCGCTTACTGCCTCAGGCGCGTCACTCCAGGACGTCATTAGCACACGGGTTCTCGTCGCATCGGCCCGGCGGGAGGACCTCGTGGCCGCCTGGCAGGTTGTCCGGGACTCGTTCGCTGACCATGACGTCCCCAGCACCTTGATGGGCGTCACCGTGCTCGGCTACAAGGACCAACTCGTCGAGATCGAGGCCGTCGCCGCCGTGCTCGATTGA